From Plasmodium chabaudi chabaudi strain AS genome assembly, chromosome: 12, the proteins below share one genomic window:
- a CDS encoding heptatricopeptide repeat-containing protein, putative (term=annotation;date=20180816;qualifier=removed_product=conserved Plasmodium protein, unknown function;qualifier=added_product=heptatricopeptide repeat-containing protein, putative;qualifier=added_literature=pmid:30102371;curatorName=ucb@sanger.ac.uk;~iprscan;InterPro:IPR013584 : RAP domain;Prosite:PS51286; score=12.224;query 784-841;description=RAP domain), which yields MIKQVTKKNAAFLWCFKRYVYIPNENDIGKLSIKNLGKYSFDIVRLSKSNSELYEIFKTRVKNEITSLDGKDCYRILKSLEINNKLDDKEEFIKSLLNKISIESCKYSVKEICDICFLCSKLNLLFIPLFASLSLAFLNKINLATPENISTMCLSFCKVQIKDINLFNRISVATLNILHMFDVESLINVLISFSYLNIKKEMLLYSSVNIFVKNQNNLDINQLVKIAYIYSKFSFINSDINTMLRAKLPLHISELTNIQLADLIISLHKLYINTYDINKYFTDVNFLQLEFPIAIKVINILSQLNNINIEFKYDEIMVCVNNFLRVNTKRECLESELNKQICDDISSVGYIDENNINFQSNYIDANNFYETDTKKSEKTKIEEELYLSNVNNDDNERSRPDEEQIDPSFLEIIKRNEYPNSYYMENELLNSSLLNEENEIYNHYASKDLRTKLNTNSICYLCVDIFESLCNLLVKNSINDEYEKKFKFYLNYMCKEIIKLKDYINFTCLIKLFSSLLKIPIIWGLPFLQLNDITLFKEDFLFYIDKETNFYEELINRYFRIFHTSEDVDNHSVILCSIINLFKLKDSEWSVKGNKIVDQNEGEKYTDILEKCLHHYSSIIKKRNKYNEKKNSYIMEEYIIYNFIDCNYKNVQLWNKSLHDENGISNQDMGNYEECDNSYDNEDNINLAYALKPTIMANKILPLELFSIVQNFTKNIKINFKDGMYYIPVLEYDNYIAYIFLGPENYFYSSNEQKELSLINTLLKKDSSIVNNNEERKHDIFLINDISYNPYDIFYNEKYFAKTEILIKINYLLTKGYNIIAIPFYSWRWMNSEEKFDAINVQRNNILNVQ from the coding sequence ATGATTAAGCaagtaacaaaaaaaaatgcggCATTTTTGTGGTGTTTTAAAAGGTATGTTTATATACCTAATGAAAATGACATCGGAAAATtatcaattaaaaatttaggaaaatattcatttgatATTGTGAGATTATCAAAGAGCAATAGTGAGctttatgaaatatttaaaacgaGAGTAAAGAATGAAATAACTTCACTTGATGGAAAAGACTGTTATAGAATATTAAAATCtttagaaataaataataaattggaTGACAAAGaagaatttataaaaagtttattaaataaaatatcaatagaaagttgtaaatattctgtaaaagaaatatgtgatatatgttttttatgttctaaattaaatttgttgTTTATTCCTTTATTTGCTTCATTATCTCTTgcctttttaaataaaataaatttagcAACACCAGAAAACATATCAACTATGTGTTTAAGTTTTTGTAAAGttcaaataaaagatataaatttatttaacagAATATCAGTTGCaactttaaatatattacatatgtTTGATGTTGAAAGTTTAATAAATGTGTTAATctctttttcatatttaaatattaaaaaggaaatgcttttatattcttctgtaaatatatttgtaaaaaatcaaaacaATCTAGACATAAACCAGCTAGTAaaaattgcatatatatattcgaaattttcttttataaatagcGATATTAATACAATGCTTCGAGCCAAACTACCTTTACACATTTCAGAACTTACAAATATACAATTGGCtgatttaataatatcattacataaattatatatcaatACATATgacattaataaatattttacggATGTAAACTTTTTACAATTAGAATTTCCTATAGCAATAaaagttataaatattttatcacagctaaacaatattaatatagaatttaaatatgatgaaataaTGGTGtgtgttaataattttttacgaGTTAATACAAAAAGGGAATGCTTAGAAAGTGAATtgaataaacaaatttgcGATGATATAAGTTCGGTAGGATATATTGATGAGAATAACATAAACTTTCAAAGTAATTATATAGATGCgaacaatttttatgaaactgatacaaaaaaaagtgaaaagACTAAAATAGAGGAAGAGCTATATTTGAGCAATGTAAATAACGATGATAATGAAAGGTCTCGACCCGATGAGGAACAAATCGACCCATCTTTTTtggaaataattaaaagaaatgaatATCCTAATAGCTATTATATGGAAAATGAATTACTTAACTCAAGCTtattaaatgaagaaaacGAAATATACAATCATTATGCTAGCAAAGATCTAAGAACtaaattaaatacaaattCTATTTGTTATTTATGTGTAGATATATTTGAGTCTTTATGCAATTTGCTAGtgaaaaatagtataaatgatgaatatgagaaaaagtttaaattttatttaaattatatgtgcaaagaaataataaaattaaaagattatataaattttacctgcttaattaaattattttcgtcattattaaaaatccCAATAATATGGGGTTTACCATTTTTACAACTCAATGATATTACACTATTTAAAGAAGatttcttattttatattgataaagaaactaatttttatgaagaATTGATAAATCGATATTTCAGAATTTTCCACACATCCGAAGATGTCGATAATCACAGTGTGATATTATGCTCTAtcattaatttgtttaaattaaaagacaGTGAATGGAGTgtaaaaggaaataaaatagtagATCAAAATGAAGGGGAGAAATATACAGACATATTAGAAAAATGCTTACATCACTATTCatcaataataaaaaaaagaaacaaatataatgaaaagaaaaatagcTACATAATGGAAGAATAcattatttacaatttcATAGAttgtaattataaaaatgttcaATTGTGGAATAAAAGCTTACATGATGAAAATGGTATATCAAATCAAGACATGGGAAATTATGAAGAATGTGATAATTCTTATGATAATgaagataatataaatttggcATATGCATTAAAGCCTACTATTATggcaaataaaatattgccCTTAGAGTTATTTAGTATAGTTCAAAACTTtacgaaaaatataaaaattaattttaaggATGGAATGTACTATATTCCAGTACTAGAGTATGACAATTATATagcttatatatttttagggccagagaattatttttattcttctAATGAACAAAAAGAATTAAGCCTAATTAATACGCtactaaaaaaagatagtagtatagtaaataataatgaggAAAGGAAGCACGATATCTTTTTGATTAATGATATTTCTTACAATCcatatgatattttttataatgaaaaatattttgcaaaaacagaaatattaataaaaataaattatttattaacaaaagGTTACAACATAATTGCTATACCTTTTTATTCTTGGAGATGGATGAATTCTGAAGAAAAGTTTGACGCAATTAATGTACAACGGAATAATATTCTGAACGtgcaataa
- a CDS encoding phosducin-like protein 3, putative (term=annotation;date=20120929;qualifier=added_gene_name=PhLP1;qualifier=added_literature=pmid:22995278;qualifier=removed_product=thioredoxin, putative;qualifier=added_product=phosducin-like protein, putative;curatorName=ucb@sanger.ac.uk;~term=annotation;date=20190102;qualifier=removed_product=phosducin-like protein, putative;qualifier=added_product=phosducin-like protein 3;qualifier=removed_gene_name=phlp1;qualifier=added_gene_name=phlp3;qualifier=added_literature=pmid:30596727;qualifier=added_GO:0045454;qualifier=added_GO:0016491;curatorName=ucb@sanger.ac.uk;~pfam_scan;Pfam:PF00085.16; E()=1.1E-8;score=34.8;query 79-162;description=Thioredoxin;~iprscan;InterPro:IPR036249 : Thioredoxin-like superfamily;Superfamily:SSF52833; score=3.77E-38;query 15-185;description=Thioredoxin-like superfamily;~iprscan;InterPro:IPR013766 : Thioredoxin domain;Pfam:PF00085; score=1.2E-8;query 79-162;description=Thioredoxin domain) codes for MNSNITKNIEGQILEVLKDKEKEIDHEIKKYETLERRIYDDNDEELENIKNKRLQELKNRHNENRRLLSMGHGVYNEILSEKEFFDICKNSTNVCCHFYRNTTWRCEYLDSKLISLSKKFIHINFIKINAEKSPFLCDRLKIWCIPTLMLIQNGKTEHSIIGFDELGGDNFSEQALVNVLKKWKLISQTEDDG; via the coding sequence atgaatagtaatataacaaaaaatatcgaGGGACAAATACTTGAAGTCCTTaaagataaagaaaaagaaatagatcatgaaataaaaaaatatgaaacaTTAGAAAGAAGAATATATGATGATAATGATGAagaattagaaaatattaaaaataaaagattacaagaattaaaaaataggcataatgaaaatagaaGATTATTAAGTATGGGTCATGGAGTATATAACGAAATATTATCTGAAAAagaattttttgatatttgtaaaaattcaaCGAATGTTTGTTGtcatttttatagaaaTACTACATGGAGATGTGAATATTTGGATTCTAAATTAATTAGTTTatctaaaaaatttattcatattaattttataaaaataaatgctgAAAAATCTCCCTTTCTATGTGAtagattaaaaatatggtgCATTCCTACATTAATGCTTATCCAAAATGGAAAAACGGAGCATTCAATAATAGGCTTTGATGAATTGGGAGGAGACAATTTTTCTGAACAAGCACTTgttaatgttttaaaaaaatggaaattaaTAAGTCAAACAGAAGACGATGGATAG
- a CDS encoding conserved Plasmodium protein, unknown function (pfam_scan;Pfam:PF06677.8; E()=4.6E-12;score=45.7;query 19-56;description=Auto_anti-p27;~iprscan;InterPro:IPR009563 : Sjogrens syndrome scleroderma autoantigen 1;Pfam:PF06677; score=4.8E-12;query 19-56;description=Sjoegren syndrome/scleroderma autoantigen 1) produces MKVERSSNISDAFSASAIIGEKLLRGWTLLNDSCHICKVTPLIKQKGKEESFCAQCNLYIKPEKSENEEQPESSTPLENKQMNKLNNENYDDRKVEDIMPNHESNNIFANSNIKYIKEIKLQNEEFNEILNKNNITKNEIKNLFEYKNYIKERCGYDVGTWLKIDNKNCDEKKECEQLDSVNSYIKETNCDKNNDVLFLQNKNHDLKFDTMNNRNISDSQINKYNQFENELLILNKTKSTLIKKLEKYSQILTNTNIKHEEFEYTNQIKNVVEILEKINNLKKNAII; encoded by the exons ATGAAAGTCGAACGCAGTAGCAACATTAGTGATGCCTTTTCTGCATCAGCAATCATAGGAGAAAAATTGTTACGAGGCTGGACATTACTAAATGATAGTTGCCACATC TGCAAAGTAACCCCCttgataaaacaaaaaggcAAGGAAGAAAGTTTTTGCGCACAATGcaatttatatatcaaaCCAGAGAAGTCTGAAAATGAAGAGCAACCAGAAAGCAGTACACCAttggaaaataaacaaatgaataaactaaataatgaaaattatgatgaCAGAAAAGTAGAAGACATTATGCCTAATCACGAAAGTAATAATATCTTTGCaaattcaaatataaaatatataaaagaaataaagttacaaaatgaagaatttaatgaaatattaaataaaaataatatcacaaaaaatgaaattaaaaatttatttgaatataaaaattatataaaggaAAGATGTGGATATGATGTAGGTACTTGGCTTAAAATAGACAACAAAAATtgtgatgaaaaaaaggaatgCGAACAGTTGGATAGTGTAAATTCTTATATAAAGGAAACCAAttgtgataaaaataatgatgtactctttttacaaaataaaaatcacGATTTGAAATTTGATACAATGaataatagaaatatatCGGATtcacaaataaataaatataatcagtttgaaaatgaattattaattttaaataaaacaaaatctacccttattaaaaaattagaaaaatattcgCAAATTTTAAccaatacaaatataaaacatgaagaatttgaatatacgaatcaaataaaaaatgttgtagaaatattagaaaaaataaataatctcaaaaaaaatgctattatataa
- a CDS encoding single-strand telomeric DNA-binding protein GBP2, putative (term=annotation;date=20151127;qualifier=removed_product=RNA-binding protein, putative;qualifier=added_product=single-strand telomeric dna-binding protein gbp2, putative;qualifier=added_gene_name=gbp2;qualifier=added_literature=pmid:26525978;qualifier=added_GO:0000723;qualifier=added_GO:0043047;qualifier=added_GO:0003729;curatorName=ucb@sanger.ac.uk;~;query 213-213;GPI_cleavage_site_score=0.14039999;~pfam_scan;Pfam:PF00076.18; E()=2.9E-17;score=62.1;query 14-81;description=RRM_1;~pfam_scan;Pfam:PF00076.18; E()=2.0E-13;score=49.8;query 157-224;description=RRM_1;~iprscan;InterPro:IPR000504 : RNA recognition motif, RNP-1;SMART:SM00360; score=9.0E-21;query 13-85;description=RNA recognition motif domain;~iprscan;InterPro:IPR000504 : RNA recognition motif, RNP-1;Prosite:PS50102; score=12.305;query 155-232;description=RNA recognition motif domain;~iprscan;InterPro:IPR000504 : RNA recognition motif, RNP-1;Pfam:PF00076; score=2.1E-13;query 157-224;description=RNA recognition motif domain;~iprscan;InterPro:IPR000504 : RNA recognition motif, RNP-1;SMART:SM00360; score=1.9E-12;query 156-228;description=RNA recognition motif domain;~iprscan;InterPro:IPR000504 : RNA recognition motif, RNP-1;Pfam:PF00076; score=2.9E-17;query 14-81;description=RNA recognition motif domain;~iprscan;InterPro:IPR000504 : RNA recognition motif, RNP-1;Prosite:PS50102; score=15.443;query 12-89;description=RNA recognition motif domain;~iprscan;InterPro:IPR035979 : RNA-binding domain superfamily;Superfamily:SSF54928; score=6.31E-19;query 103-229;description=RNA-binding domain superfamily;~iprscan;InterPro:IPR035979 : RNA-binding domain superfamily;Superfamily:SSF54928; score=4.7E-27;query 5-116;description=RNA-binding domain superfamily), giving the protein MEDSQNSPAKGCRVYVGNLPWKVTWPILKAHMKKAGEVVRVDIFEDAQGRSKGCGIVEYSTCEEAQEAISSLNDSKLEDRLIFVREDREENSGSFEKRRFSNVRKDKFYDSRRRRDFDYRRDFRRDDYRRDFRRDNRKDDYRKGGDFRRGGRRNCTLVVYNLPPQSTWKELKDLFKKHGRVVRADLKNDDNSSKEVTGTVIMESDYDAKNAIDALNFCNFDGYILKVNYEHNE; this is encoded by the exons ATGGAAGATAGTCAAAAT agCCCAGCCAAAGGTTGCAGAGTATATGTAGGGAATTTGCCCTGGAAAGTAACATGGCCTATCCTAAAGGCACACATGAAAAAAGCGGGTGAAGTTGTTCGTGTTGACATTTTTGAAGATGCACAAGGAAGATCAAAG gGGTGTGGTATCGTTGAGTATTCAACTTGTGAAGAAGCCCAAGAGGCAATCAGCAGTTTGAACGATTCAAAATTGGAAG ATCGACTTATATTCGTTAGAGAAGACAGAGAAGAGAACTCAGGAAGTTTCGAAAAACGAAGATTTAGCAACGTACGAAAagataaattttatgattCAAGAAGAAGAAGAGATTTTGATTATCGACGAGATTTCAGAAGAGATGATTATCGAAGAGATTTTCGAAGAGACAATAGAAAAGATGATTATAGAAAAGGTGGTGACTTTAGAAGAGGAGGTAGAAGAAATTGTACATTAgttgtttataatttaccTCCACAAAGTACATGGaaagaattaaaagatttatttaaaaaacatgGTAGAGTAGTTAGAGccgatttaaaaaatgatgataactCATCAAAGGAAGTTACTGGAACTGTAATTATGGAAAGTGATTATGATGCCAAAAATGCAATTGATGCTCTTAATTTTTGTAACTTTGATGGATACATATTAAAAGTTAATTATGAACATAACGAGTAG
- a CDS encoding PPPDE peptidase, putative (query 206-206;GPI_cleavage_site_score=0.516;~pfam_scan;Pfam:PF05903.10; E()=3.9E-27;score=94.8;query 40-186;description=Peptidase_C97;~iprscan;InterPro:IPR008580 : Protein of unknown function DUF862, eukaryotic;SMART:SM01179; score=2.9E-28;query 39-201;description=PPPDE putative peptidase domain;~iprscan;InterPro:IPR008580 : Protein of unknown function DUF862, eukaryotic;Pfam:PF05903; score=2.2E-26;query 40-186;description=PPPDE putative peptidase domain), protein MQSKENLGSRESISSDNNGSGPSETKQSPTRHKYEANSSMVYLNIYDLDPVSKVVNSVVKSIGTGAFHAGVEVYGFEYSFGYIPGGQTGVMKTLPRHHPYHVYRESIPMGQTPLTRSEVDLLVDVMRLQWIGNTYDILSRQDIMKKYIKKSFQYHKNCLNFADYFCNLLDVGSIPEWVMSLQKNLNWMKSNISMASSKLKELNKASGLPNVLNYVKKKYNKSDESPKKCKVVLK, encoded by the exons ATGCAAAGCAAAGAAAACTTAGGAAGTAGAGAGTCTATATCTTCAGACAATAATGGTTCAGGACCATCTGAAACTAAACAATCTCCTACAAGACATAAGTATGAGGCTAACTCAAGCATggtttatttaaatatttatgatttAGATCCTGTTTCAAAAGTTGTCAATTCTGTTGTAAAATCTATTGGAACAG GCGCCTTTCATGCTGGCGTTGAAGTCTATGGCTTCGAATATTCCTTTGGCTACATACCAG gtGGTCAAACAGGAGTAATGAAAACGCTACCCAGACACCATCCCTATCATGTTTATCGTGAAAGCATTCCTATg gG TCAAACCCCATTAACGAGAAGCGAAGTTGATCTCCTCGTCGATGTTATGAGGCTCCAGTGGATCGGAAACACCTACGATATATTATCAAGGCAagatattatgaaaaaatatattaaaaaaagtttccAATATCATAA AAATTGTTTAAACTTTGCCGACTACTTTTGCAACTTACTAG ATGTTGGAAGCATACCCGAATGGGTAATGAGCTTACAAAAAAACTTAAACTGGATGAAGTCAAATATTAGTATGGCATCTAGTAAATTAAAG gAACTAAATAAGGCTTCTGGGTTAccaaatgttttaaattatgttaAGAAAAAGTACAATAAAAGTGATGAAAGCCCCAAAAA ATGTAAagttgttttaaaataa
- a CDS encoding transmembrane protein 147, putative (term=annotation;date=20121114;qualifier=removed_product=conserved Plasmodium membrane protein, unknown function;qualifier=added_product=conserved membrane protein, unknown function;curatorName=ucb@sanger.ac.uk;~term=annotation;date=20180404;qualifier=removed_product=conserved membrane protein, unknown function;qualifier=added_product=transmembrane protein 147, putative;qualifier=added_gene_name=tmem147;qualifier=added_GO:0016021;curatorName=ucb@sanger.ac.uk;~;query 1-34; ~;query 90-101; ~;query 159-169; ~;query 219-271; ~;query 35-57; ~;query 67-89; ~;query 102-124; ~;query 139-158; ~;query 170-192; ~;query 196-218; ~;query 58-66; ~;query 125-138; ~;query 193-195; ~;query 254-254;GPI_cleavage_site_score=0.11399999;~tmhmm; query 1-272; ~pfam_scan;Pfam:PF09767.5; E()=1.8E-36;score=125.8;query 3-160;description=DUF2053;~iprscan;InterPro:IPR019164 : Protein of unknown function DUF2053, membrane;Pfam:PF09767; score=3.2E-36;query 3-160;description=Transmembrane protein 147), whose protein sequence is MSLFHFVNCSISVFAPYYIISDGYKLSKNEGSTKLFFIAFFYYFTSQIVKLFALAFLSIGLMQSMTIFNIIFQEAGNFFDLIGLYYVLSHKQMHMFNIKSRVLSAGLSWGFCESVATNFFPFLVGGKSVDFSLKHIYRSISANTFLISNLSKTYLLYLWIKNVQNKKKVNSVNSLLIYFTFILPLMNKIILINEDIISSVIFIKLVALFFITLILFCCAKYIFNSQIEKVEVVKSNTSYSYDNDVYDNSEDNENDANKGLKKKNNKRKKSR, encoded by the exons atgtcgCTTTTCCACTTTGTTAATTGTTCTATATCCGTCTTTGCcccttattatataatatcggatggatataaatt atcaaaaaatgaaggaTCCACAAAATTATTCTTCATAGCATTCTTCTATTACTTTACCTCTCAGATTGTTAAG TTGTTTGCGCTGGCGTTTCTCTCAATAGGACTTATGCAGAGCATGACAATTTTCAAc ATAATTTTTCAAGAGGCTggaaatttttttgatctAATAGGACTCTATTATGTTTTGTCCCATAA GCAAATGCATATGTTCAATATAAAGAGTAGGGTATTGTCTGCGGGTCTGAGTTGGGGATTTTGTGAATCAGTTGCTACAAacttttttccatttttagttg GAGGGAAATCAGTTGATTTTTCTTtgaaacatatttatagatCCATATCAGCAAACACATTTttg aTCTCTAATTTAagtaaaacatatttattatatttatggataaaaaatgttcaaaataaaaaaaaagtaaattcAGTTAATTcgcttttaatatatttcacaTTTATCCTTCCCCTTATGAataa AATAATTCTAATAAACGAAGACATAATTAGTAGTGTGATATTTATTAAGTTGGTTGccctttttttcattacccttattttattttgttgtgcaaaatatatttttaattcacaAATTGAGAAAGTGGAAGTTGTCAAAAGTAACACTTCATATTCTTATGATAACGATGTATATGATAATAGCGAAGATAATGAAAACGATGCAAATAAAggattgaaaaaaaaaaataataaaaggaaaaaaagcAGATAA
- a CDS encoding roadblock/LC7 domain-containing protein, putative (term=annotation;date=20180903;qualifier=removed_product=conserved Plasmodium protein, unknown function;qualifier=added_product=roadblock/lc7 domain-containing protein, putative;curatorName=ucb@sanger.ac.uk;~iprscan;Superfamily:SSF103196; score=2.62E-16;query 6-105;description=null): MASSSSEISESLNTWMNNNSSIVSYVLINSDGIPLKYNEDASYEHAVKQASLFLGLLTKTKKCVKELFPQESEFNNNLRIRTSKETEYILCNYGDYSLITQQNCKDMNNQKQ, from the exons atggctAGTTCCTCAAGTGAAATAAGTGAGTCACTAAACACCTGGATGAACAATAATTCGTCAATTGTATCTTAcgtattaataaattctGACG GTATCCCATTGAAGTACAACGAAGATGCCAGTTATGAGCATGCGGTTAAGCAAGCGTCACTATTCTT agggttattaacaaaaacaaaaaaatgtgttaaAGAGTTGTTTCCTCAAGAg AGcgaatttaataataacttAAGAATCCGCACAAGCAAGGAAACAGAATATATTCTATGCAATTATGGGGATTATTCCCTAATTACACAGCAAAATTGTAAAGACATGAACAAtcaaaaacaataa